AAATAATCTTCTAGCGAAACTTGCGAAATCGTAATAGAGTCAATAGCAATATTCGCTTTGGCAAGTGCTAAATTAATTGCACTATTTTTAGTTAATTGTTCATAAATTCGAATGGTGTTGCGATCAACTACTTTATAATTTGAAATTCCTATGTTTTCGATCACAGTAGTAGCCAGTTGCGGTTCGTTTAAGCGAATCTCGATAAACTGTTTGCATTCCTCTGTCAATTTTTCATGAGAAATTTCTCGAATCAGTTGGCCTTGATGAATAAAGCCATAGTCCGTTGCCATTTTAGATAGTTCTTCTAAAAGATGACTTGAGATCATGATTGTAATATTTTTAGTTTCCACTAATTTTATCAAGATATCTCGCATCTCTACGATTCCTTGGGGATCCAAACCATTGACTGGCTCATCTAAGATGAGTAAATCTGGTTCACCAATCAATGCCATCGCTATGCCTAATCTTTGCCTCATCCCTAAAGAATACTGTTTAACTTTCTTTTTCCCCACATCTGCAAGACCTACTAGTTTTAATAGCGAAGGTATGTACTCTTTGCCATATAATCCGATAGCAATTTGCTTTAATTTTAAATTATCAGCAGCACTCATATCACCATATAAACCAGGCGTTTCTATCAATATTCCGATACGTGAAAAATAGTTTTTAACTTGAGGTCCACTCTCACCAAATAGTGCAATCTCCCCACTAGTCGGTGCAGCAAGCCCACTAAGCATACGCATGAGCGTGGTTTTCCCTGAACCGTTTTTGCCAACTAATCCATAGATAGCACCACGTTTCACATGTAAATTTACACGATTAACTGCAAACTGATCTTTGTACTTTTTACTTAACTCATTAGCTTCCAGTAAATAGTTACTCATCCTCTTTCCCCCTCTTGTTTGCTAAACTCATTTTAGCTTGCAACTGCAAATTCAATACTAAAAAGAATTAAGGAAGCATTAAAGCTTATTCTTGTAAAGTAAAGCCCACTCCCCAAACCGTTTTGATCCACTCTTGTCCAGAATTTTTTTTAATTTTTTGTCGGATATTTGAAATATGGACGTTAACAGTTTTATCTTCACCTATATAAAAATCAGCCCAAGCATATTCATAAATTTCCTGCTTACTAAATATTTTTTTAGGATAGGATAGTAGTAACTCCATAATGCTAAATTCTCGATGTGTTAAAGCAATCTCCTGACCCGATACGATTAAAGCATTTCGATCTTTATCCAGCGTCAACGATTGAAAGGAAAGCAATCGTCCCTGATATGGACTACTTTTTCGTATTTGTACTTGAATGCGGGCCAATAGTTCTTCAATTGCAAAAGGTTTCGTGAGATAATCATCCGCTCCACTAGTCAACATCTCAACTTTAGTATCTAATACATCTTTTGATGAAATAATGATTATCGCTGCATTGGATTTTTCTTTTATAAGCGGCACTAATTTTTCTCCTGTAATACCAGGCAGCATTAAATCCAATAAAATAACTTGAAAGCTTTTCTTTTCTATACACAATAATGCTTCTGTACCAGAATAAGCTCGTGTACAGGAAAATGATTCTTCCACTAACGTTTCATAGAGTAGATCATTGATATAAGGATCATCTTCGACAATCAAAATGTTGTTCATTTCTTCTCCCTCATTCTTGTTATCTATCGCTTAATAATTATCGCTATTCATTATAGCAGAGTACGCATTAAAAAAGCCCTCAAGTTCGATCACTCTTGGGCCTTTTTTGACTTGCCACTCTAAAAAATGAAATACCTAATCAGTTCAAATACAACTAAATGAATCGGATAAAACCAGTAAAATCCCCATTTGATCCATTTGGGAGAATAGCCTCTTTCTCCATTGTATTGTAGCAACAAGAATAATACTACTAAAAAACCAAATTGTGAAAAAGCTTCTGCTATCCAAGATGGCGAAGCATTGTTCATGATCAAGCCCACAATTGAAATGATTTCAAAAATAATAAATGTGCTAATTATTGTCTGTGTTTTGCCTTTTTGATTGTGATTTACGTAAAAAGACCAAATTATAAGGACGCCAACAATTGACCAATCCGAAAGAACTGTAAGGAGACTAAACCCTAAAACAATTAATACATGAATTGCTTTGTTATTCGTTCTTGAATACACAATCATCATTAATAAACCCATTAATAACGTAAAGAAAATATTATTAGGGATATCCGTGATCGAAAATGTATATGTTGGATTGTGCATCAAATAAAATGGATAAATCGACACTAACCAAAAAAGAATTAACCTCATGCAATACTTTCGTAAATTTTTAGTATAGTGAAACCCTTCCACTAATAGATATGCCATGATTGGAAACGTAAATCGCCCCACAAATTCTGACATTGCATACAATCCAATTGTGTTTGCGCTATGACTCCATGCAAAAATAATTCCAGCATGATTAATGGCCATAGCCGTCACTGCAATGATTTTCAAATGAAAAGCATCTAGTTTTTTATTCATTTTCTTGTTACCCTCTTTTCGTTTTTCTACTAACATTTAGTGTTATCTACACTTTACCGATAAAGTACAAATTCACTTTCAAAAAAAGGTAAAGAAAAGGTAAAGCTGTCATTAGCGTAGCTTAAACGATTTTAGAAATAGTTCCATCCAAAATAAGTAGGGAACAAAACGATTTTCCCGTTTTGCTCCCTATCCTCATGCGCTGTCCTTAAAAAGCAGTTCAAATTTTCTAACAACCTTTTGGGCCATTTTATCTGAATGTGTGATGATGATGATCGTATCACTTCCTGCAATAGTCCCAGCTATTTCTTCATAGTTGACTTCATCGATATAATTGGTAATCACATCAGCTAGCCCATTTTCTGTATGGATCAATACAACAAAGCCTACTTGCTCGATTTTTCTCAATGACTCTTGTAACGATTCACGCAGCTTTTTCTCACTATTTTTCTGCGATTCTTGATCCACTATACTATACTTCATTGTTCCATTTTCTTGATAGGTTTTTACAATATATAAGTCTCTAGCATCTCTAGAAATGGTTGATTGAGTTGCCTTTACTCCATTTTTTCTGAGTAAATCCAGCAGTTCCTCTTGTGTTTCGATCGTATTTTGAGTGATCAGCTGCCGAATGATTTTTTGACGTTCCTCTTTATTCATTTTTACACGTCCTAGTTTTATCTACTATAAAAGCAACATAGCAGCGATCAATATCAACAAATTCATAAAACTGATCACAATAATGGGTTTGACCATAAATTTAGTCCATGTTGCATAATCGATTTTGGCAATCTCTAAGCCACCCATCACCACACCAGATGTCGGTGTAATTAAATTAATGACACCACAACCGGCTGTAAATATCATCACCATGACATCTGGACTTAAGCCAATGTTATGTGCAAGCCCTCCCATAACTGGAATTGAAACATATGCTAGTCCAGAAGTAGAAGGAATCAAGAAAGAAAGTAACAAATATAAAATATACGCACCTACAACAAACAAAACAGGTGACAAACCTTGAAGCGCCGAAGCTGATTTATCTAATATAAATAAATCCAAATGAGTCGTCGCCATCAAAATAGAGGCTCCTCTAGCCACAACAATGATCAATACAACTGACAAAATATCCTTTACACCATCAATAAAAGTTGTAATTGTTTGTTTTTCTGACAAACCATAGACTATTGCAATTACCAGACTCATCAAGAAAAACCACATAGCAAGATCCCCAAAATACCAATGACCAAAACTAGTCCCAGTAAGGTAAGAAGTCCAACCTTCAAAAATCTGAACACCAAATGACTCCCACGGAATCAAAGAGATGACCATAATCAGAAAGCCAAACGAAAAAATACTTAATATGATTTTATCCTTGCTCGTAAAAGGCAACTCTTTATTTTCATCTTGACCAAAATATTTCTTCATATCTTCTTGTTCTTGCAATGATAAAAGTGTTGAACCTTTATCAGCTTTGACTTTTTTAGCATACTTCATCATATAAAAAATCGAGAACGCTGTTGTAGTCCCCCATAAAATCAATCCTATGATCAAAATTACCCCAGTGTTCGGCGTTATATCAATACTTTTTAACGCATCCATCGCCACACCTGTTGCAAATGGATTGACGGTGGAACCGATCACACCAGAACCTGCTCCGAGTAACACTGTTCCCACGGCAACTAAGGTGTCAAAGCCCGCAGCAACCATAGTTGCCGTGATCAATGCATAAAAAGGCAATGTCTCTTCTGCCATTCCATAGGTAGAACCGCCAATCGAAAATAAGACCATCAAAATAGGAATTATGATTAATTCATTTCCTTTTAACTTTCTAACAACATGTTGAATCCCCGCTTCTAAGGCGCCCGTTCGAGTGACGATATTTAGAAATCCGCCTAACACTAAAATAAACACGCAAATTTCAATGGCATCTTTGAATCCATTAAAAGGCGCCATCACAAAATCAGAAAGCTTTGCTCCGACTACGTGATCCACAGCTTCAGAAGCACCCGATGGTACTGTAGGTGTAAACGTTTGCCCAGATAAAAGCCAAGAAACAATTGTTAAAGCAATAATGATAATAAATAAAATACTAAACGAGGATAACGATTTTTTCTGCTTTTTTTGTGCTCTTATTTCCATTATTCTTTCTGTATGAGAACCATACTTTTCCTTTCAAATTTTTGGTGTTGATGTCAAAATAAAGGGAAAAATACAGGGAAATACTAGTCGTGATCCAAAGCAAAATAAGCTGGATCGAAAAAGATCAATTCTTTATGCAGATACTGGATTTTCTTTTTTTTAATCAGTTTCTTTATTACTAGACTGGCCGTTTCTCTTGTTGTACCGCTGCTATGAGAGATATCATTCATTAGAATCGGATACGGTACCACCACTTGATTAAAGTAGTTCTTTTCACCTAATTCATTCATCAAGATCGCCAGTGTATTTTTTACGCGTTCAGAAGCACTTGAAGTCACACAACTTTCTATTTTAAGCACATGTTTTTTTAAGCACAAAGACACTTGATTAAAATAAAACAGCAACTGCTGATTATTTCCCTGTATTACTTTTTCAAAGATTTTTTTTGAGAGATAGCACACTTCAATATCTGTCATCGCGATAGCTGAGAAATGATAGTTTTCGTCTGTAAAAAGTCCAGTTAATGGAAATACCGCGTTATCTTTAACAAAGTTCAAATAGAACAGCGTGCCAGTTTGATCGATTTTTTCAAATTTCACAAGCCCCTTTTTTAAAATAAACATGCGGTTTCTTTCATCGCCAGCATCAAAAAGAACTTGGCCTTTTTTATATGCTCTACAATATGAATTTTTCTGAATACACGCTGCTTCTTCTTCACTTAAATGTGAAAAATATGGGCACCCCTTGAGTGTTTCATTCTCTTGCAATACTGTCATTTTTTTCAACTCCAACTTCGTCAATTTTCTTCGCTAATGCTTTTTAAAGAAGGCGGTGTTTAATCAGTCAAAAACAACTTCTGTTCCCACCTCTTGTTCACCGAAATCACTTAATTTTTCAAGAGAAGTGATAACCGCTTTATTAGTAGGTTTTGCTTTTACGTATTGAATGGCAGCTTCTACTTTTGGCAGCATGCTTCCTGGTTCAAATTGGCCTTGTTTTATATATTCTTCTAATTTTTTCACACTGACTTGTTTCAACTGCTGTTCATTTTCTTTGCCATAGTTGATTGCAACATTTTCAACACCGGTCAAAATAACAAATAGATCAGCATCTGCCAGTTCAGCTATTTTTTCTGAAGAAAAATCTTTGTCGATGACTGCTTCCACACCAGTTAAATCATTGCCTGAAATAGGAATCCCGCCGCCACCACCGCAAATCGTGAGAATATCATTTTTGATCAAGGTCTTGATCACTTGATGTTCTTGGATCGATAACGGTTTAGGACTAGGAACAACTTTACGCCAGCCACGCCCAGCATCTTCCTTATATAATGTGTTAGTTTCATTCATAATTGCTTGAGCCTTTTCTTGACTCAAAAATGGACCAATTGGTTTTGTTGGGTCTTCAAAAGCTGGATCATTTTCTGATACGATGACTTGTGTAACAAGTGTTGCAATTTCTTGTTTGATACCAGCATTTTGCACCTCTTTTGCCAGTGCATTTTCCAACCAATACCCAATGCTCCCTTGAGTCATAGCAACGCAAGTATCTAATGGCATCGCAGGGTTTTCTTTGGAATCAGTAGCTTGTTGTTGAATCAGCAGATTGCCGACTTGCGGACCATTCCCATGAGAAATAACAAGTTGATAGCCTTTTTGAATCAGTTTAACTAACTGTTTTGCCGTATAAGTCAATGCTTCTTGTTGTGCCTTAGCGCTTGCATCTGTCGATAAAATAGCATTTCCACCTAAAGCAATTACGATTGTTGTTTTTTTCATACAATCCCCTCTTCCTGTTTATTCGCTTGTTGTTTGTTTAGACTCTAGGAATAAAAAGGTTGCCTAAGGTTGCAGCCATAATTGCTTTGATTGAGTGCATTCTATTTTCAGCCTCTTCAAATTGGCGTCCGTATTTGCTTCTAAAAACTTCATCGGTGATTTCCATTTCGCTAATGCCAAATTTTTCTTTAACCATTTGACCATATTCTGTTGTTGCATCATGAAAGGCTGGTAGACAATGTAAAAC
The Enterococcus silesiacus DNA segment above includes these coding regions:
- a CDS encoding bacitracin ABC transporter ATP-binding protein, translated to MSNYLLEANELSKKYKDQFAVNRVNLHVKRGAIYGLVGKNGSGKTTLMRMLSGLAAPTSGEIALFGESGPQVKNYFSRIGILIETPGLYGDMSAADNLKLKQIAIGLYGKEYIPSLLKLVGLADVGKKKVKQYSLGMRQRLGIAMALIGEPDLLILDEPVNGLDPQGIVEMRDILIKLVETKNITIMISSHLLEELSKMATDYGFIHQGQLIREISHEKLTEECKQFIEIRLNEPQLATTVIENIGISNYKVVDRNTIRIYEQLTKNSAINLALAKANIAIDSITISQVSLEDYFLSLTGGNSRD
- a CDS encoding fimbrial assembly protein fimC, with amino-acid sequence MNKKLDAFHLKIIAVTAMAINHAGIIFAWSHSANTIGLYAMSEFVGRFTFPIMAYLLVEGFHYTKNLRKYCMRLILFWLVSIYPFYLMHNPTYTFSITDIPNNIFFTLLMGLLMMIVYSRTNNKAIHVLIVLGFSLLTVLSDWSIVGVLIIWSFYVNHNQKGKTQTIISTFIIFEIISIVGLIMNNASPSWIAEAFSQFGFLVVLFLLLQYNGERGYSPKWIKWGFYWFYPIHLVVFELIRYFIF
- a CDS encoding C4-dicarboxylate ABC transporter; its protein translation is MEIRAQKKQKKSLSSFSILFIIIIALTIVSWLLSGQTFTPTVPSGASEAVDHVVGAKLSDFVMAPFNGFKDAIEICVFILVLGGFLNIVTRTGALEAGIQHVVRKLKGNELIIIPILMVLFSIGGSTYGMAEETLPFYALITATMVAAGFDTLVAVGTVLLGAGSGVIGSTVNPFATGVAMDALKSIDITPNTGVILIIGLILWGTTTAFSIFYMMKYAKKVKADKGSTLLSLQEQEDMKKYFGQDENKELPFTSKDKIILSIFSFGFLIMVISLIPWESFGVQIFEGWTSYLTGTSFGHWYFGDLAMWFFLMSLVIAIVYGLSEKQTITTFIDGVKDILSVVLIIVVARGASILMATTHLDLFILDKSASALQGLSPVLFVVGAYILYLLLSFLIPSTSGLAYVSIPVMGGLAHNIGLSPDVMVMIFTAGCGVINLITPTSGVVMGGLEIAKIDYATWTKFMVKPIIVISFMNLLILIAAMLLL
- a CDS encoding cyclic nucleotide-binding protein gives rise to the protein MTVLQENETLKGCPYFSHLSEEEAACIQKNSYCRAYKKGQVLFDAGDERNRMFILKKGLVKFEKIDQTGTLFYLNFVKDNAVFPLTGLFTDENYHFSAIAMTDIEVCYLSKKIFEKVIQGNNQQLLFYFNQVSLCLKKHVLKIESCVTSSASERVKNTLAILMNELGEKNYFNQVVVPYPILMNDISHSSGTTRETASLVIKKLIKKKKIQYLHKELIFFDPAYFALDHD
- a CDS encoding ArgR family transcriptional regulator — its product is MNKEERQKIIRQLITQNTIETQEELLDLLRKNGVKATQSTISRDARDLYIVKTYQENGTMKYSIVDQESQKNSEKKLRESLQESLRKIEQVGFVVLIHTENGLADVITNYIDEVNYEEIAGTIAGSDTIIIITHSDKMAQKVVRKFELLFKDSA
- a CDS encoding XRE family transcriptional regulator — translated: MNNILIVEDDPYINDLLYETLVEESFSCTRAYSGTEALLCIEKKSFQVILLDLMLPGITGEKLVPLIKEKSNAAIIIISSKDVLDTKVEMLTSGADDYLTKPFAIEELLARIQVQIRKSSPYQGRLLSFQSLTLDKDRNALIVSGQEIALTHREFSIMELLLSYPKKIFSKQEIYEYAWADFYIGEDKTVNVHISNIRQKIKKNSGQEWIKTVWGVGFTLQE
- a CDS encoding carbamate kinase (catalyzes the reversible synthesis of carbamate and ATP from carbamoyl phosphate and ADP); this translates as MKKTTIVIALGGNAILSTDASAKAQQEALTYTAKQLVKLIQKGYQLVISHGNGPQVGNLLIQQQATDSKENPAMPLDTCVAMTQGSIGYWLENALAKEVQNAGIKQEIATLVTQVIVSENDPAFEDPTKPIGPFLSQEKAQAIMNETNTLYKEDAGRGWRKVVPSPKPLSIQEHQVIKTLIKNDILTICGGGGGIPISGNDLTGVEAVIDKDFSSEKIAELADADLFVILTGVENVAINYGKENEQQLKQVSVKKLEEYIKQGQFEPGSMLPKVEAAIQYVKAKPTNKAVITSLEKLSDFGEQEVGTEVVFD